One Deltaproteobacteria bacterium DNA window includes the following coding sequences:
- a CDS encoding type II toxin-antitoxin system Phd/YefM family antitoxin encodes MVSLRAQIIKKNGKKEYAVLPYEEFLKVQEELEDYDDLRCLREAKEAEKAAPTIGIAELKKKIGRRTNRCSRRR; translated from the coding sequence ATGGTTTCTTTACGTGCCCAGATTATTAAGAAAAACGGGAAGAAAGAGTACGCCGTTCTACCCTATGAGGAATTCCTGAAGGTTCAAGAGGAACTCGAGGACTACGACGATCTTCGTTGCCTCAGAGAAGCCAAAGAGGCGGAAAAAGCTGCACCGACTATTGGAATAGCTGAACTGAAGAAGAAGATCGGAAGGCGAACAAATCGCTGCAGCCGACGGCGGTAG
- a CDS encoding DUF488 domain-containing protein, translating to MVLEKIIFTLGTSNRTLDEFVKLLKFYAIEMVVDVRSFPTSKFPHFKKETLLQSLGEQGFGYYYLGKELGGYRKGGYEAYTQTLEYLVGMELLERMASRCRCAILCAERLPWRCHRRFIGGSLQGRGWKVVHIIEAEKIWDDKLDDRKDS from the coding sequence ATGGTATTGGAGAAAATTATATTTACTTTGGGGACCAGCAACCGGACCCTTGACGAATTTGTAAAGCTGCTGAAATTTTATGCCATCGAGATGGTGGTGGACGTGCGCAGCTTTCCTACCAGTAAATTCCCTCACTTCAAGAAAGAGACCCTGTTGCAATCTTTGGGTGAACAGGGATTCGGGTATTACTATTTAGGAAAGGAACTGGGAGGGTACCGCAAGGGGGGTTATGAGGCTTATACCCAGACTCTTGAATACCTGGTAGGCATGGAGCTTTTAGAGCGGATGGCTTCGCGTTGTCGTTGCGCCATCCTTTGTGCGGAACGCCTGCCCTGGCGCTGCCATCGAAGATTCATCGGAGGCAGCCTGCAGGGGAGAGGATGGAAAGTTGTACATATCATCGAAGCGGAAAAAATATGGGACGATAAACTTGATGATCGAAAGGACTCCTGA
- a CDS encoding type II toxin-antitoxin system RelE/ParE family toxin — MRYDVRFKPRAIKDIEGLPSRIQGRVLARIEEMSDDLRGDVKRLTNFTPEYRLRVGDFRVLFEIEGETIIIYRIRHRREAYR, encoded by the coding sequence ATGAGATATGACGTTCGATTCAAACCCAGGGCAATAAAAGACATTGAAGGTCTGCCTTCCCGGATTCAGGGCCGCGTCCTAGCGCGAATTGAAGAGATGAGCGATGATTTGAGGGGAGATGTCAAGCGGCTCACAAATTTTACCCCTGAGTATCGCTTGCGTGTTGGGGACTTCAGGGTTTTGTTTGAGATTGAAGGGGAAACGATTATCATTTATCGGATTCGGCATCGTCGTGAAGCGTACCGATGA